The DNA sequence TCAGCTTCATTAACCTCGCCATCCGGGTCTGATATTGCAACCACACCATGTGAATTTTGTGAAGAAATATGAGCTCCACCAAGAGCAATATACGCGCTATCGAGATTATACCCCGCCATGCGTTCCGCTTTCTCAACACTTTGAATTGTCGCCTCGACAGCTTCATCTATATCGACTATTTGCCCTTTTCGAATTCCACTTGATTCAACAGAAGATGCACCAACGATATTTACCGCAGTTTCAAAACTAACCGGATCTTCTGTTACTTGCGCAATAAGCGTTACTATTTTTGAGGACCCCAATTCGATTCCAGCTACTATTTTTGATTTTGACATATATTTCTATCTTAACACCAGATTTTTAAAACGGAAGTCGATTTCCGATATATTTAATACTTCTTCAATTCTAAAGTCTTCACCTTCTTGTTTCAAGCGGCTTAAAACAAGAACCGTCGAACCCAAAAGTACATCAATGTCTCCTTGAGTCGGATAAACAAGGTCAGGTTTGTCTTTAATTTTGACAACCAGTTTATCGGTATCCAGTTTTGCGTTATCGATTTCATATGATTGCTTTAGTCGAGCAACCAAACTACTGCAAAAAAGAATTTCTTTATTTACATTTGCGCCAATCTCCGGAACTCCACCTAATATTTCGAGAACCGGAAGTGCGGTTAAATCAGTATACGACAATACTCTCCCCGATTCGTCAATAAGAATAAAAATGTTTTTTTCTTTTTCGTATAATGCGAATCTTGTGGTATTTTCGATAATCGAAACATCAAGTGTCGACGGTAGTTTATATCTTATAGCATAATCTTGAATTAAGTAATTGGCACTTAGCACTTCATTTGCTTTTCTTTTGGCAGCTTTTAGATGTAAAGACTTACTTGTATCAAGAGAGCTTAAAATGTGTTCTCCGCACGCTCCAAACTGCGTTTTGCAATTTATGTTATCAATAACAATACTCCTGGGTACAAAGTACAAGGAAGAAAAAAATATTATCAAGACGATAACAAAGTAAACGTAATTTGTTTTCACTTCATGACCTCCGTTATCACATCAATTAGCTTGTGTGAAGCATGCATGTCTAAAGTAGCAAGATCGCGTACCTGCGATTGTATTTTTCTATACCATGTACTTTTCGTGTGATCGATTGCATGATTAAGTTTTTCCGTTGTTAAATCTTTTGGCAGTATAACTTCTACCAGATTTCTTTTTTGGGCATCGTTTGCATTTAATACCTGCTCTTGATAATTGGTCCACGTCAAAGGAATAAGAATCGCCGGAATTCCGACAATCATAATTTCTGAAACTGTATTGGCACCGGCTCTACCTATGAGAATATCCGATTTTTCATAAAATCCCGGTACATCAATGGGGTCAATAAATTGATACACATGGTAACGTTTTCGTACTTTGATTGATAGTTTTTCTTTAACTTGTCGAAACTTGCCGTAATCCAAATCACCCGTATGATGATAAACGGTATAGTTAGCTAGAAGGTTGGGCAACAATTTTTCTATAACCGCATTTATCATTTGTGAACCTCTTGATCCGGCAAAGATAAAAATTGCCGGCGGGGTGTGCATTTTTTTCTTCGCGTCAAGTTGTATTATTTCGGAGTTAACCGGATTGCCGATTAATACGCCTTTACCCTTGGCGTATTTTAGTCCTTCTTTCCTTGCCAACGCGACCCTGTCGGCAAATGGTAAAGACATGCGATTGGCAAAACCTAGTCCCGTTATTTGTTCTTGTATAACCACGGGAACACGTAACAAAAATGCTGCCACTACAACAGGAAAACCCGCATATCCTCCGAAAGACAATACAAGGCTCGGTTTAATATTTTTTAATAACAAAAAAGCATGGACGAAACCGAATGGAATTTTTGCTAAAGAAACTAGCGTATATCTCGACCATTTACGTTGTAATTTTCCCGCTATCAAACCATGAAATTTAACATCAATTTGGGGCATTGTTTTTGCTTCGATTGTTAACGTCTTTTTACCCTCAACCGCATATTTTGTTCCAATCCAATGAAGCTGCCAATTCAGCTTGCTTTTTTTTATTTCTTTTATGACTGCAAGTGCGGTCGTGCCGGCATGTCCACCCGTTGCAACAATTACTTTTTCGCGGCTTACTTTGTCTGTGCGAGAGTT is a window from the Candidatus Woesebacteria bacterium genome containing:
- a CDS encoding UDP-N-acetylglucosamine--N-acetylmuramyl-(pentapeptide) pyrophosphoryl-undecaprenol N-acetylglucosamine transferase, with the protein product MNKKNKIGMSFRKIHNSRTDKVSREKVIVATGGHAGTTALAVIKEIKKSKLNWQLHWIGTKYAVEGKKTLTIEAKTMPQIDVKFHGLIAGKLQRKWSRYTLVSLAKIPFGFVHAFLLLKNIKPSLVLSFGGYAGFPVVVAAFLLRVPVVIQEQITGLGFANRMSLPFADRVALARKEGLKYAKGKGVLIGNPVNSEIIQLDAKKKMHTPPAIFIFAGSRGSQMINAVIEKLLPNLLANYTVYHHTGDLDYGKFRQVKEKLSIKVRKRYHVYQFIDPIDVPGFYEKSDILIGRAGANTVSEIMIVGIPAILIPLTWTNYQEQVLNANDAQKRNLVEVILPKDLTTEKLNHAIDHTKSTWYRKIQSQVRDLATLDMHASHKLIDVITEVMK